Proteins from one Ipomoea triloba cultivar NCNSP0323 chromosome 1, ASM357664v1 genomic window:
- the LOC116012007 gene encoding probable methyltransferase PMT10, with protein GLATRRLLYPSQAFELIHCSRCKVNWIRNEGILLLEVNRMLRAGGYFVLAEQYVDKQEKLEEQWKEMENLAGNLCWELVKKESNIAIWRKPLNNSCYFNRDPTAKPSLCGTDDDPDDVWYVNLKACISPLPENGYGGNMSTWPARLNSPPDRLLSIEMDSMLSRKEIYKADNKYMHDIISGYVGAFHWKDMNLRNVMDMKAGYGGFAAALVNFEIDCWVMNVVPVSASNTLPVIYDRGLIGVMHDWCEPFDTYPRTYDFLNAIRLFSVEKNRCNISNIVLEMDRILRPGGRVYIRDLIPVIDELEEIIRAVGWVTFRYDDGEGPYANSKLLTCEKRM; from the exons GGGCTTGCAACACGTCGGTTATTGTATCCTAGCCAAGCATTTGAGTTGATACATTGTTCAAGATGCAAAGTCAATTGGATCCGCAATG AGGGAATTTTGCTTCTTGAGGTAAACAGAATGCTTAGAGCAGGAGGATACTTTGTTCTGGCTGAACAATATGTTGACAAACAAGAAAAGTTAGAAGAACAATGGAAAG AAATGGAGAATCTTGCAGGTAACCTTTGTTGGGAACTTGTGAAAAAGGAGAGCAACATTGCAATATGGCGGAAACCCTTGAATAACAGTTGTTATTTCAACCGTGATCCTACTGCAAAGCCTTCATTATGTGGCACTGACGATGACCCAGATGATGTCTG GTATGTAAATCTGAAAGCATGCATCTCTCCTTTACCTGAAAATGGGTATGGAGGTAATATGAGTACATGGCCTGCTCGCCTAAACTCTCCACCGGACAGACTTTTGAGCATCGAAATGGATTCTATGTTGTCTAGAAAGGAAATTTACAAAGCAGACAACAAGTATATGCATGATATTATAAGCGGATATGTTGGTGCTTTCCACTGGAAAGATATGAACCTACGAAATGTAATGGACATGAAAGCTGGATATGGGGG GTTTGCAGCAGCTTTAGTTAATTTTGAGATTGATTGCTGGGTTATGAATGTTGTTCCTGTCAGCGCTTCCAATACACTGCCTGTTATCTATGACCGTGGTCTTATTGGCGTGATGCATGATTG GTGTGAGCCCTTCGACACTTATCCAAGAACATACGATTTCCTGAATGCAATCAGGCTTTTCTCGGTGGAGAAGAATAG ATGCAATATATCGAACATCGTGCTGGAAATGGACCGAATTCTGAGACCTGGAGGAAGAGTTTACATCCGCGACCTCATACCCGTCATCGATGAATTGGAAGAAATTATACGTGCAGTTGGATGGGTGACCTTCAGATATGATGACGGTGAAGGCCCTTATGCTAACTCCAAGCTTTTAACCTGTGAAAAGCGCATGTAA
- the LOC116025125 gene encoding pyrroline-5-carboxylate reductase has product MANALPIPSDSYKLGFIGAGKLAESIARGVVKSGLLPPSRIRTAHTGPARRTAFESFGVTVYEHNKQVVEDSDVIIFSVKPQIVKEVASQVKPILTEKQLLVSVAAGVKLKDLQEWAGNSRFIRVMPNTPAAVGEAASVISLGSGATKEDGDLISLLFGAIGKVWKADEKLFDAVTGLSGSGPAYIYLAIEALADGGVAAGLPRDLALGLASQTVLGAASMATNAGKHPGQLKDDVTSPGGTTIAGVHELEKAGFRGTLMNAVVAATKRSRELSPN; this is encoded by the exons ATGGCGAATGCTCTTCCCATTCCGAGCGATTCCTACAAGTTAGGCTTCATCGGAGCAGGCAAGTTGGCTGAGAGCATTGCGAGAGGCGTTGTCAAGTCAGGCTTATTGCCGCCTTCTCGTATTCGAACTGCCCACACCGGCCCCGCTCGCCGAACTGCCTTCGAGTCATTTGGTGTCACTGTGTATGAGCATAACAAGCAG GTTGTTGAAGATAGTGATGTGATCATATTCTCTGTGAAGCCTCAAATAG TTAAAGAGGTGGCATCACAAGTTAAACCCATTCTGACTGAGAAGCAACTTCTGGTGTCTGTTGCTGCAGGTGTCAAATTAAAAGATTTACAG GAATGGGCAGGTAATAGTAGATTTATTAGGGTGATGCCAAACACTCCTGCAGCAGTTGGCGAGGCAGCTTCTG TGATTAGCTTGGGGAGTGGCGCAACAAAAGAAGATGGAGACCTGATTTCATTGTTGTTTGGAGCTATTGGTAAAGTGTGGAAAGCTGATGAGAAACTGTTTGATGCAGTGACAGGTCTGAG CGGAAGTGGACCggcttatatatatttagctatAGAGGCATTGGCCGATGGAGGAGTGGCTGCTGGTCTTCCTCGAGACCTTGCACTCGGTCTAGCTTCTCAAACT GTACTAGGGGCAGCATCCATGGCAACCAATGCAGGGAAGCACCCTGGTCAACTTAAAGATGATGTTACATCACCAGGTGGGACTACCATAGCTGGAGTTCATGAGCTCGAGAAGGCTGGATTTCGCGGGACATTGATGAATGCTGTTGTAGCTGCAACAAAGCGCAGTCGAGAACTTTCTCCGAATTAA
- the LOC116025119 gene encoding lycopene beta cyclase, chloroplastic, translated as MDTLLKTPNELEFLHPHHGFTSLKPQKQEIRIGSWKSCRNVGRVKASSSALLELVPVTKKENLDFELPMFEPSKGIVVDLAVVGGGPAGLAVAQQVSQAGLSVCSIDPSPKLIWPNNYGVWVDEFEAMDLLDCLDTTWSGAMVYIDDRTTKDLDRPYGRVNRKKLKSKMMQKCIANGVKFHQAKVIKVIHEESKSMLICSDGVTIQATVVLDATGFSRCLVQYDKPYNPGYQVAYGILAEVEEHPYDLNKMVFMDWRDSHLNSNLELKERNKRIPTFLYAMPFSSQRIFLEETSLVARPGLDMKDIQERMVARLRHLGINVKSIEEDERCVIPMGGPLPVIPQRVVGIGGTAGMVHPSTGYMVARTLAAAPVVANAIIQYLGSERSLLGNELSASVWKDLWPIERRRQREFFCFGMDILLKLDLPATRRFFDAFFDLEPRYWHGFLSSRLFLRELIFFGLSLFSHASNTSRLEIMTKGTLPLVNMINNLLQDID; from the coding sequence ATGGATACTTTGCTAAAGACCCCTAATGAGCTTGAATTTCTGCACCCACATCATGGGTTTACCTCCCTGAAGCCTCAAAAACAGGAAATTAGGATTGGTTCATGGAAATCTTGCAGGAATGTTGGCCGTGTTAAGGCCAGCAGTAGTGCCCTATTAGAGCTTGTGCCTGTGACCAAGAAAGAGAATCTTGATTTTGAGCTCCCTATGTTTGAACCCTCTAAAGGGATTGTTGTGGATCTAGCTGTGGTTGGGGGTGGCCCTGCTGGGCTTGCAGTGGCACAGCAGGTTTCACAAGCTGGGTTATCAGTTTGTTCAATTGACCCCTCTCCCAAATTgatttggcccaataattatgGAGTTTGGGTGGATGAATTCGAGGCCATGGATTTGTTGGATTGCCTCGATACCACTTGGTCTGGAGCTATGGTGTATATTGATGACCGCACGACTAAAGATCTTGACAGGCCTTATGGGCGGGTTAACAGGAAGAAACTCAAATCGAAAATGATGCAGAAATGCATTGCGAATGGTGTTAAGTTTCATCAAGCCAAGGTTATAAAGGTGATCCATGAAGAATCGAAATCCATGTTGATTTGCAGTGATGGTGTGACGATTCAAGCAACTGTGGTTCTTGATGCAACTGGCTTTTCTAGATGCCTGGTTCAGTACGATAAGCCTTATAATCCGGGCTATCAAGTTGCGTATGGCATTCTGGCAGAAGTGGAGGAACACCCTTACGATTTGAATAAGATGGTTTTCATGGATTGGCGAGACTCTCACCTAAACAGTAACTTGGAGCTAAAGGAGAGAAATAAAAGAATCCCGACCTTTCTTTATGCCATGCCGTTTTCCTCGCAGAGGATATTCCTTGAAGAAACCTCGCTAGTGGCTCGTCCTGGCTTGGATATGAAGGATATTCAGGAAAGAATGGTGGCTCGTTTAAGGCACTTAGGTATCAATGTCAAGAGCATTGAAGAAGACGAGCGTTGTGTTATCCCAATGGGAGGTCCCCTACCCGTGATACCCCAACGAGTTGTTGGAATTGGCGGTACTGCAGGTATGGTTCATCCCTCGACCGGATATATGGTGGCAAGGACTCTGGCTGCAGCTCCGGTTGTTGCCAACGCAATCATTCAGTACCTAGGTTCCGAGAGAAGCCTTCTGGGCAACGAATTATCAGCATCTGTTTGGAAAGACCTGTGGCCGATAGAGAGGAGGCGGCAAAGGgaattcttttgttttggtaTGGATATTCTACTGAAGCTCGATTTGCCAGCCACGAGAAGATTCTTTGATGCGTTTTTTGATCTAGAACCCCGTTATTGGCATGGATTTCTATCATCCCGCCTGTTTCTTCGTGAGCTCATATTTTTTGGTCTCTCGCTTTTCTCTCATGCCAGTAATACTTCTAGGTTAGAGATAATGACCAAGGGCACTTTGCCTCTGGTAAACATGATCAACAATTTGTTACAGGATATAGATTAA